In a single window of the Azotosporobacter soli genome:
- a CDS encoding GntR family transcriptional regulator, whose amino-acid sequence MVLQRMGVPIYLQVKNHILEKIRSGFYQPGSKLPTERDLATELGISRNTVSAAYKELLLEGALEARQGRGTFVKGANTGEETGGRRERLLRIIDDAMGKVVELGFSVEQFAAFVTIRAKEKAEAVRELRVAVVDVTHEYIQRYISQIGQMAHLRFEPLLLSELGAEQSAELLKVCQLVVTPLEHQAAVAAITDNPAKVVPVATMACLEAVVKIARLPAETRVAVVADHREFMDSLTAFLTKMGLQQIKMEFVPSEGRAALRDSLAPYQVIVASEAGERLVGPLVTANQNIIVFYYEIDRGSLNQLLTRLLNFTV is encoded by the coding sequence ATGGTTTTGCAACGAATGGGCGTTCCGATTTATCTTCAAGTAAAAAATCATATCCTGGAAAAAATTCGTAGCGGTTTTTATCAACCTGGCTCTAAACTTCCGACGGAAAGGGATTTGGCAACGGAACTCGGCATTAGTCGTAATACCGTCAGCGCTGCGTACAAGGAATTGCTTCTGGAAGGTGCGCTGGAGGCTAGACAAGGCAGAGGAACGTTTGTTAAAGGTGCGAATACTGGCGAGGAGACGGGAGGACGACGGGAACGGCTGCTGAGAATCATCGATGATGCGATGGGAAAAGTCGTTGAACTCGGTTTCTCGGTGGAACAGTTTGCCGCGTTTGTGACTATCCGGGCCAAAGAGAAAGCGGAAGCGGTACGTGAACTTCGGGTCGCAGTAGTGGATGTGACGCACGAATACATTCAGCGTTATATTTCGCAAATCGGCCAAATGGCGCATCTACGCTTTGAACCGTTGCTCTTGTCGGAGCTCGGGGCAGAACAGTCGGCGGAACTGTTGAAGGTATGCCAGTTGGTTGTCACGCCGCTTGAGCATCAGGCTGCGGTGGCGGCGATCACGGATAATCCTGCAAAAGTAGTGCCGGTTGCTACGATGGCTTGTTTGGAAGCGGTGGTGAAAATCGCTCGCCTGCCGGCAGAAACGCGTGTGGCCGTTGTTGCCGATCATCGCGAATTTATGGACAGTCTGACCGCTTTTTTGACGAAAATGGGTTTGCAGCAAATCAAGATGGAGTTTGTCCCAAGTGAAGGTCGGGCTGCGCTGCGTGATTCGCTGGCGCCGTACCAAGTCATTGTGGCCAGTGAGGCTGGGGAACGCTTGGTTGGCCCGTTAGTCACAGCGAATCAGAATATCATCGTCTTTTACTATGAAATCGACCGTGGATCATTGAATCAGTTGCTGACGCGACTGCTCAACTTTACGGTTTGA
- a CDS encoding RDD family protein produces the protein MKCPSCQIEVPMESKFCQACGARMEATLNTTSCPLCGERMTQEAKFCSACGALKDAPQPGPPPLKVFAGRPDFHGKGVGVGMRAVATVLDLMILFALSFVLAIFSGGSSATGFSLEGGPFFLMSFTGFAYYTFFEWKLAGTPGKLALGLQVVKVDGTACDLQAALIRTVSRIADGLFFYLVAAVAVWSSESNQRLGDRIAGTLVVRREVRQTWKQMKDEAFNSDDE, from the coding sequence ATGAAATGTCCTTCTTGCCAGATTGAAGTGCCGATGGAAAGCAAATTTTGCCAAGCGTGCGGCGCCAGGATGGAAGCTACGTTAAATACGACGAGTTGCCCACTGTGCGGTGAACGGATGACGCAGGAGGCGAAATTCTGTAGCGCGTGCGGTGCGCTAAAAGATGCACCACAGCCGGGCCCGCCGCCGCTCAAGGTTTTTGCCGGACGTCCCGACTTTCATGGCAAAGGCGTTGGCGTCGGAATGCGTGCAGTCGCGACTGTACTCGACTTGATGATTTTATTTGCGCTATCCTTCGTTTTGGCGATCTTTTCCGGCGGCAGTAGCGCTACGGGTTTTTCTTTAGAAGGGGGACCGTTTTTTCTAATGAGTTTTACCGGTTTTGCTTATTATACTTTTTTCGAATGGAAGCTGGCGGGCACGCCCGGGAAATTAGCGCTGGGACTGCAAGTGGTAAAGGTTGACGGAACGGCTTGCGATTTGCAGGCTGCCTTGATCAGAACCGTATCGCGCATTGCGGATGGATTGTTCTTCTATCTGGTTGCCGCGGTGGCCGTCTGGAGCAGTGAATCGAACCAGCGTCTCGGCGATCGCATTGCCGGGACACTCGTGGTGCGACGCGAAGTCCGACAAACTTGGAAACAAATGAAAGATGAGGCTTTTAATAGCGATGACGAATGA
- the glmS gene encoding methylaspartate mutase subunit S, giving the protein MEKEKVKVILGVIGADCHAVGNKILNHALTAAGYEVVNLGVLVPQNEFVSAAIETNAKAILVASLYGHGEIDCRGLRDRCKEAGIGDTLLYVGGNLVVGKTDFTEVKNKFLAMGYDRVYEPGILPDQVIEDLNKDMASRGA; this is encoded by the coding sequence ATGGAAAAGGAAAAAGTAAAGGTTATCTTGGGCGTAATCGGCGCCGATTGTCATGCAGTGGGGAACAAAATTTTGAACCATGCGCTGACTGCTGCTGGGTATGAGGTTGTTAATCTTGGGGTTCTCGTACCTCAAAATGAATTTGTAAGCGCAGCAATCGAAACCAATGCGAAGGCAATCCTGGTCGCTTCCCTTTATGGTCATGGAGAAATTGACTGCCGCGGCCTGCGGGACCGTTGCAAAGAAGCCGGTATCGGCGACACGCTGCTTTATGTCGGCGGCAATCTGGTTGTCGGAAAAACCGACTTTACCGAAGTTAAAAACAAGTTTCTGGCGATGGGGTATGACCGGGTATATGAACCGGGAATTCTTCCAGACCAGGTCATTGAAGACCTGAATAAGGATATGGCCTCCCGGGGGGCATAA
- the glmL gene encoding methylaspartate mutase accessory protein GlmL: protein MHNVLLIDFGSTYTKITAVDLLKEEILGTARGITTVTTDIMDGLNQALEDLFSRTGKLEFSKVLACSSAAGGLKMVAIGLVPELTAEAAKRAALGAGAKVLGVFCHELSEYEIEEIAALEPDILLLAGGTDGGNKDVILHNAQMLTQLGKDVPTVVAGNKSVAPRVVKLLSTVMSEVEHTENVMPRLNELNIEPARNTIRNVFLKKIVEAKGLNKANSFVDRMVMPTPAAVLKAAELLSAGTAHEKGWGDLMVVDIGGATTDIYSIAKGNPSKSNVALHGLPEPFAKRTVEGDLGMRYSATALLKAAGAPLIAGYADESEEAAIDYIHKVENQVDHLPETTAEKRLEIAMGKACTRLGADRHVGQLETMFTVHGPVFVQVGKDLTNVTRVIGTGGVIVTHPTPEAILAGIQFGDDAAHILKPEDPDYYVDKEYILAAMGLLAEESPDAAVRMMKKYIIRREK from the coding sequence ATGCATAACGTTCTGCTGATTGATTTCGGCAGTACCTATACTAAAATCACCGCAGTGGACTTGTTGAAAGAAGAGATTCTGGGTACTGCAAGAGGAATCACGACAGTGACCACCGATATCATGGATGGTCTTAACCAAGCCTTGGAGGATTTATTTTCGCGCACGGGCAAGCTTGAATTTTCTAAAGTGCTGGCTTGTTCCAGTGCTGCCGGTGGGCTCAAAATGGTCGCCATTGGCTTGGTGCCCGAATTGACAGCCGAAGCTGCCAAACGGGCGGCGCTTGGCGCAGGAGCCAAGGTGCTGGGGGTGTTTTGCCACGAACTCAGCGAGTATGAAATCGAAGAAATTGCCGCGTTGGAACCGGATATTTTACTTTTGGCAGGCGGAACTGATGGCGGGAATAAAGATGTTATTTTGCATAATGCGCAAATGCTTACGCAGCTAGGTAAAGACGTGCCAACCGTTGTGGCCGGCAACAAGTCGGTTGCGCCGCGTGTCGTCAAACTCTTGTCGACGGTGATGAGTGAAGTCGAGCATACGGAGAATGTCATGCCGCGCTTGAATGAACTCAATATTGAACCGGCAAGAAATACGATTCGCAATGTATTTTTGAAAAAGATTGTCGAGGCCAAAGGGTTGAACAAGGCGAACAGCTTTGTCGACCGTATGGTGATGCCGACGCCGGCTGCGGTATTGAAAGCGGCGGAACTCCTCAGCGCCGGCACCGCGCATGAAAAAGGTTGGGGCGATTTGATGGTGGTAGATATCGGCGGTGCGACCACGGATATTTATTCCATTGCCAAAGGGAATCCCAGTAAATCCAACGTAGCCTTGCATGGTTTGCCCGAACCGTTCGCGAAACGTACGGTCGAAGGCGACCTAGGCATGCGTTACAGTGCGACGGCTCTTTTAAAGGCTGCAGGGGCGCCTTTGATCGCCGGGTATGCCGATGAAAGCGAAGAGGCGGCGATTGACTACATTCATAAGGTGGAGAACCAGGTCGATCATCTGCCGGAAACAACGGCGGAAAAAAGACTGGAGATTGCGATGGGCAAGGCGTGCACCCGCTTAGGGGCCGATCGCCATGTCGGACAGCTGGAAACGATGTTCACGGTACATGGCCCGGTTTTTGTCCAGGTTGGCAAAGACTTGACCAATGTGACACGCGTCATCGGTACTGGCGGCGTCATTGTGACGCATCCGACGCCGGAAGCGATTTTGGCGGGCATTCAGTTTGGTGATGACGCCGCACATATTCTGAAACCGGAAGATCCGGATTATTATGTGGATAAAGAGTACATTTTGGCGGCCATGGGGCTGCTGGCTGAAGAATCGCCGGATGCGGCGGTGCGGATGATGAAAAAATATATCATACGGAGGGAAAAATAG
- a CDS encoding XTP/dITP diphosphatase → MKEIVVATKNAKKIVELKAALAGLPVRLLSLAEVADVEEAVEDGVTFEENALKKAQHYLAATGRACLADDSGLEVDALGGAPGVYSARYGGEAANDAANNAKLLSELATVPQEKRTARFRCVLVFLDLDGRKIISEGACEGSIGYEAKGEHGFGYDPLFRLADGNRAMAELTMAEKNAISHRGNAVRVMAEKLKGVLG, encoded by the coding sequence ATGAAAGAAATCGTAGTGGCGACCAAGAATGCGAAGAAGATCGTCGAATTGAAGGCGGCATTGGCTGGATTGCCGGTGCGTTTATTGTCATTGGCTGAAGTTGCGGATGTCGAAGAAGCGGTGGAAGACGGCGTTACTTTTGAAGAAAATGCGCTGAAAAAGGCGCAACATTATCTGGCCGCGACCGGGCGGGCTTGTCTGGCGGACGATTCGGGGCTCGAGGTAGATGCTCTGGGCGGTGCGCCGGGCGTTTATTCCGCCCGGTATGGCGGAGAAGCGGCCAATGATGCCGCGAATAACGCGAAATTACTTAGCGAATTGGCTACTGTGCCGCAGGAAAAACGGACGGCTCGTTTTCGTTGTGTACTGGTTTTTCTTGATCTTGACGGTCGCAAGATCATCAGTGAAGGCGCTTGTGAAGGAAGTATCGGCTATGAGGCAAAAGGGGAGCATGGGTTCGGTTATGATCCGCTCTTTCGTTTGGCCGACGGCAATCGCGCGATGGCGGAACTGACGATGGCGGAAAAGAATGCGATCAGCCATCGCGGTAATGCGGTGCGGGTGATGGCTGAAAAACTCAAGGGGGTTCTGGGGTGA
- a CDS encoding alanine-tRNA synthetase second additional domain-containing protein, giving the protein MKSVMLEQLMYASYFAPRGRARMYILGQQISERYLSPLDRLIGVIGDSGAGKSSIIKGMFPGLELTNDDDGVNVRPLPLLKNIDKGFFSSHTYHVDIRFEMAFTQLHALADAVRQALAHGKRVIVEHFDLLFPVLGMNADVILGVGGEVIVVRPNIFGPMPKEVVDVVVKTLRFRKMAHTAEDIVQRMLLKDYGAILPFGHRDVHNGFVLEYPIELGVDLVDLERKVKEVIEEGVSVSYSDEGHIRLGEDTWECTGPRIHVKNTEDIENFRLVHEYKFDSKTKTYLIIGLVGPSSEDLDGLAVLTQAAAF; this is encoded by the coding sequence ATGAAATCGGTTATGCTTGAACAGTTGATGTACGCCAGTTATTTTGCTCCACGGGGGCGTGCCCGCATGTATATTTTGGGCCAGCAGATCAGTGAACGCTATCTGTCGCCGCTCGACCGTCTGATCGGCGTCATCGGCGATTCGGGCGCCGGGAAATCTTCGATCATAAAAGGGATGTTTCCTGGTCTCGAATTGACAAACGATGATGACGGAGTTAATGTTCGACCGCTTCCGCTTTTGAAAAATATTGACAAAGGGTTCTTTTCCAGTCATACCTATCATGTGGATATCCGGTTCGAAATGGCGTTTACCCAGCTGCATGCATTGGCCGATGCGGTTCGTCAGGCTTTAGCACACGGAAAGCGGGTCATCGTAGAGCACTTTGACCTGCTCTTCCCGGTGCTTGGTATGAATGCCGATGTTATTCTTGGCGTGGGGGGCGAAGTCATCGTCGTGCGTCCGAATATTTTCGGTCCAATGCCCAAAGAGGTCGTCGATGTTGTCGTCAAGACGCTGCGCTTTCGAAAAATGGCCCATACGGCCGAGGATATCGTACAGCGCATGCTGCTTAAGGATTATGGCGCGATCCTTCCTTTTGGACATCGCGACGTTCATAACGGCTTTGTCCTTGAGTATCCGATCGAACTTGGCGTCGATCTGGTCGATTTGGAGCGAAAAGTCAAAGAGGTCATCGAAGAAGGGGTCTCGGTCAGCTATTCTGATGAAGGCCACATTCGATTGGGTGAAGATACCTGGGAATGCACCGGGCCGCGTATTCATGTGAAGAACACAGAAGACATCGAGAACTTCCGTCTGGTTCATGAATATAAATTTGACAGCAAGACAAAAACATATCTCATCATTGGTTTAGTCGGTCCATCATCTGAAGATTTGGACGGATTAGCCGTGTTGACCCAAGCGGCTGCCTTTTAA
- a CDS encoding metallophosphoesterase — protein MKIGVVSDSHGQRAALKVAAQALGEVDLWLHAGDCSQDASALAEVSIAPIIAVKGNCDGSVQTKADEFITLSGCRLWLTHGHRHGVKWNCDELVWWAKEYQVQGVIYGHSHLPDCHWEDGVLLLNPGSVALPRQGRASCALLEVTDEGVLTARIIEL, from the coding sequence GTGAAAATTGGCGTCGTTAGCGATTCGCATGGTCAGCGCGCGGCACTGAAGGTGGCGGCGCAGGCGTTGGGTGAAGTCGATCTTTGGCTTCATGCGGGCGATTGCAGTCAGGATGCGAGTGCGCTGGCTGAAGTCTCGATCGCGCCGATCATTGCGGTAAAGGGAAATTGCGACGGTTCGGTACAAACGAAAGCAGATGAATTTATTACGCTGTCTGGCTGCCGCCTTTGGCTTACGCATGGACACCGACATGGCGTGAAATGGAATTGCGACGAACTTGTGTGGTGGGCGAAGGAATACCAGGTTCAAGGCGTGATCTACGGACACAGTCATTTGCCGGATTGTCATTGGGAAGACGGAGTGCTGCTGCTTAATCCCGGCAGCGTCGCATTACCGCGCCAGGGAAGAGCGAGCTGCGCTCTGCTTGAAGTGACGGATGAAGGTGTTTTGACTGCGCGAATAATTGAACTATAA
- a CDS encoding methylaspartate ammonia-lyase, with protein sequence MKIVDVVCSKGRTGFYFDDQRAIKAGAKHDGFNYVGETVTPGFRSIRQAGEAVSVMIVLEDGQVAYGDCAAVQYSGAGGRDPLFLADDFIPVIEKEIKPMLVGRELDSFRKLAGEVDSMKDAKTGKLIHTALRYGMSQVLLDAVAKSKKKLMCEVVAEEYGTTVSEVAIPIFTQSGDDRYDNADKMIIKGAQVLPHALINHVADKLGNNGEKLLEYVTWLRNRILSLRQSKEYNPVLHIDVYGTIGAAFNMDMDRMVAYFRELEKAADPLHLRIEGPMDVEEREKQMLALKELTARLHAEKINVEVVADEWCNTLDDIKYFADNKAGDMLQIKTPDLGGINNTIEAVIYCKEKGVGAYQGGTCNETDRSAQVCVHAAMGTQPVQILAKPGMGVDEGFMIVYNEMERILALRQARKG encoded by the coding sequence ATGAAAATTGTTGATGTAGTATGTTCTAAAGGTCGTACGGGATTTTATTTTGATGACCAACGTGCCATTAAAGCAGGCGCTAAGCATGATGGTTTCAATTATGTAGGCGAAACGGTGACGCCTGGATTCCGTTCCATTCGTCAAGCGGGCGAAGCGGTATCGGTCATGATCGTGCTCGAAGACGGACAAGTCGCATACGGCGATTGCGCAGCCGTTCAATATAGCGGTGCAGGCGGACGCGATCCGTTGTTCTTGGCTGATGATTTTATCCCGGTAATCGAAAAAGAAATCAAACCGATGCTGGTCGGCCGCGAACTCGATTCGTTCCGCAAACTGGCTGGCGAAGTGGATAGCATGAAAGATGCCAAAACCGGCAAACTGATCCACACCGCACTTCGTTATGGTATGAGCCAAGTACTGCTTGACGCGGTCGCTAAAAGCAAAAAGAAACTGATGTGCGAAGTGGTTGCTGAAGAATACGGCACGACGGTAAGTGAAGTGGCGATCCCTATTTTCACGCAATCCGGCGATGACCGTTATGACAATGCAGATAAGATGATCATCAAAGGCGCGCAGGTTCTGCCGCATGCCTTGATCAATCATGTTGCCGACAAGCTGGGCAACAACGGCGAAAAACTGCTGGAATACGTTACCTGGTTGCGCAACCGTATTCTGAGCCTGCGTCAGTCGAAAGAATACAACCCGGTGCTGCATATTGACGTATACGGCACAATCGGCGCTGCGTTCAACATGGACATGGATCGTATGGTTGCTTATTTCCGCGAACTGGAAAAAGCGGCGGATCCGCTTCATCTGCGTATTGAAGGACCGATGGACGTGGAAGAGCGTGAAAAGCAAATGCTGGCGCTGAAAGAATTGACCGCCCGTTTGCATGCAGAAAAAATCAATGTCGAAGTGGTTGCCGACGAATGGTGCAACACGCTTGACGATATCAAGTATTTTGCGGATAACAAGGCAGGCGACATGCTGCAAATCAAAACGCCGGATCTCGGCGGCATCAACAATACGATTGAAGCGGTTATCTATTGCAAAGAAAAAGGCGTCGGCGCTTACCAAGGCGGCACCTGCAATGAAACCGACCGTTCCGCGCAGGTTTGCGTACATGCAGCGATGGGCACGCAGCCGGTACAAATTTTGGCTAAACCGGGTATGGGCGTAGATGAAGGCTTCATGATCGTGTATAATGAAATGGAGAGAATTTTGGCTTTGCGCCAAGCACGGAAAGGATAA
- the citD gene encoding citrate lyase acyl carrier protein, with the protein MGKVTKIAQAGTLESSDVMVTVAPGEVGSGVKVEVESIVMAQYGAEIKRVLEATVASQNVTDVYVKAADRGALDCTLKARLLTALSRAGVEVKEGVLC; encoded by the coding sequence ATGGGCAAAGTAACGAAAATCGCCCAAGCCGGCACTCTCGAATCCAGTGACGTAATGGTCACCGTAGCTCCGGGAGAGGTTGGCAGCGGCGTTAAGGTAGAAGTGGAAAGCATTGTGATGGCGCAATACGGTGCGGAAATCAAGCGTGTGCTGGAAGCGACCGTAGCAAGCCAAAATGTAACGGATGTATATGTGAAGGCGGCCGATCGCGGTGCGCTTGACTGTACGTTAAAGGCTCGGTTATTGACCGCGTTATCGAGGGCTGGCGTTGAAGTAAAGGAGGGTGTGCTATGCTAA
- a CDS encoding methylaspartate mutase subunit E codes for MELKNKKWSLDQFHAVRKDVLTQWPTGAEVDFEEAVKFHQTIPAKKHFAKRLVKAKKNGETLTQPRAGVALLDEHINLLNFLRTEGEADLLPTTIDSYTRQNQYKEAQNGIEESQRAGRSLLNGFPGVNHGVKGVRKLIESVDGPLQVRHGTPDARLLTEITLAGGFTSYEGGGISYNIPYAKSVSLEQTIRDWQYADRLVGLYAEHGVEINREPFGPLTGTLVPPSISHSVAVIEGLLAAEQGVKNITLGYGQCGNLVQDIAAIKALEQLAEEYFAKHGYNDCVLTTVFHQWMGGFPQDEAKAFAVISWGAAAAAMAKATKVIVKTPHEALGIPTKEANAQGLRTTKQLINMLADQPFPITTDVQAEIDMIKAEARCILDKVFELGNGDYAVGSVRAFEAGVLDVPFAPSQYSLNKILPARDNRGAVRLFDVGNLPFSKDIIDFHKGKIDERAKAEGRSASFQMVIDDIYAISKGRLVGRPR; via the coding sequence GTGGAACTTAAGAATAAAAAGTGGTCCTTGGACCAGTTTCATGCAGTGAGAAAAGACGTACTGACGCAATGGCCGACTGGCGCCGAAGTTGACTTCGAAGAAGCGGTTAAATTCCATCAGACGATTCCGGCAAAAAAACATTTTGCCAAGCGTTTGGTAAAAGCGAAAAAGAACGGTGAGACGTTGACGCAGCCGCGTGCCGGCGTTGCTCTGCTCGATGAGCATATCAACCTGTTGAACTTCCTGCGTACGGAAGGCGAAGCGGATTTGTTGCCGACTACGATCGACAGCTATACACGTCAAAATCAATACAAAGAAGCACAAAACGGCATTGAAGAAAGCCAACGTGCCGGACGTTCGCTCTTGAACGGCTTTCCGGGCGTAAATCATGGCGTAAAAGGCGTGCGCAAACTGATCGAAAGTGTTGACGGACCGCTGCAAGTGCGTCACGGCACGCCGGATGCCCGCCTCTTGACTGAAATTACTCTGGCTGGCGGTTTCACTTCGTATGAAGGCGGCGGCATCTCATACAATATCCCTTACGCGAAAAGCGTATCGCTCGAACAAACGATCCGCGACTGGCAATATGCCGACCGTCTTGTCGGTTTGTATGCTGAGCATGGCGTCGAAATCAACCGTGAACCATTCGGCCCGTTGACCGGTACGCTGGTTCCGCCGAGCATTTCACACTCCGTTGCCGTGATCGAAGGTTTGCTGGCGGCTGAGCAAGGCGTTAAGAATATCACGCTCGGCTACGGCCAATGCGGCAACCTTGTGCAAGATATTGCGGCCATCAAGGCGCTGGAACAATTGGCGGAAGAGTATTTTGCCAAACATGGTTACAATGACTGCGTATTAACGACAGTCTTCCATCAATGGATGGGCGGTTTCCCGCAGGATGAAGCGAAAGCATTCGCCGTTATTTCCTGGGGCGCTGCCGCAGCTGCGATGGCAAAAGCGACGAAAGTCATCGTTAAGACGCCGCATGAAGCGTTGGGCATCCCGACGAAAGAGGCGAATGCACAAGGCTTGCGGACTACGAAACAGCTTATTAACATGTTGGCGGATCAGCCGTTCCCGATCACTACCGATGTTCAAGCGGAGATCGATATGATTAAAGCGGAAGCCCGCTGCATTTTGGACAAAGTCTTTGAATTGGGCAATGGCGACTATGCTGTCGGTAGCGTCCGTGCTTTTGAAGCCGGCGTACTCGACGTACCGTTTGCACCTAGCCAATATTCCTTGAACAAAATTTTACCGGCACGCGACAATCGTGGTGCGGTTCGCCTCTTTGACGTCGGCAATCTGCCGTTCAGCAAAGACATCATCGACTTCCACAAAGGTAAGATTGACGAGCGCGCTAAAGCCGAAGGCCGTAGCGCCAGCTTCCAAATGGTTATCGATGACATCTATGCGATTTCGAAAGGTCGCCTGGTTGGTCGTCCCCGTTAA
- the rph gene encoding ribonuclease PH: protein MKRIDGREADEIRRVKIIRNYLKYAEGSVLIELGNTKVICAATVEERVPHFLKGTGSGWVTAEYSLLPRSTHTRNQREAAKGKVTGRTQEIQRLIGRALRSVVDLKALGERSITVDCDVIQADGGTRTAAITGAFVALVDAMDSFYDANRTFPVKDFLAATSVGIINGAAVVDLCYEEDSNAIVDMNVVMTGSGEFVEVQGTGEQRPFSRQEMNDMLALGETAIEGLIDYQKDILGALTWKVGREA from the coding sequence ATGAAGCGAATAGACGGCCGAGAGGCTGATGAAATACGACGGGTAAAGATCATTCGTAACTATTTGAAATATGCTGAGGGCTCGGTGTTAATCGAACTCGGCAACACCAAGGTCATTTGCGCGGCGACGGTGGAAGAGCGAGTGCCGCACTTTTTAAAGGGGACTGGCAGTGGTTGGGTAACGGCGGAGTATTCGCTCCTGCCGCGCTCGACGCATACTCGCAACCAGCGGGAAGCTGCCAAAGGCAAAGTGACGGGACGTACGCAGGAAATTCAGCGTCTGATTGGTCGTGCTCTGCGTAGTGTCGTCGATCTCAAGGCGCTTGGTGAACGGAGCATCACGGTGGATTGCGACGTTATTCAGGCCGACGGCGGTACGCGGACCGCGGCGATTACCGGCGCTTTCGTCGCACTGGTTGACGCGATGGACAGCTTTTATGACGCGAACCGGACTTTTCCGGTCAAGGATTTTTTGGCGGCGACTAGCGTCGGCATCATAAATGGCGCAGCGGTGGTCGATCTTTGCTATGAGGAAGATTCCAACGCGATTGTCGATATGAACGTCGTTATGACCGGTAGCGGCGAATTTGTTGAAGTGCAGGGTACTGGCGAACAACGTCCGTTTTCGCGTCAGGAAATGAATGACATGCTTGCGCTGGGCGAAACAGCTATTGAGGGGCTGATCGACTATCAAAAGGATATCTTGGGCGCGCTGACCTGGAAAGTGGGGCGTGAAGCATGA
- a CDS encoding histone deacetylase: MERKELGLVFFPAFDWAISQTHPERQERLLYTRDQLLEEGVLDLPQIREYRPGMAEWADLERVHIGVPGLESLVKDAHRVAAGGAIEAGKAVCSGETARAFALVRPPGHHAMRVVHGTRGFCTVNMEAIMIEHLRRHHGIGRVAIVDTDVHHGDGTQDIYYHDPDTLFISFHQDGRTLYPGSGFVEEQGGPAAFGTTFNIPLPVGTGDAGLHRVLDELVLPVLADFKPDLIINSAGQDNHYSDPLANMSVTAQGYGRLAEKLRADVAVLEGGYSIEGALPYVNLGILLAMAGLDYSRVIEPDRERCPAQSADVTAYIEKLIQERRQTWRERENLKRREIARWGDEWQRRRSVYYDDSGIEEEQRETARLCHHCYGWQGIDTSSRGSFGRKSAYAAIIPRNACKRCLQEAQDAVWSAKQAGRHQYYYIQNRQTDCLERIGGKK, translated from the coding sequence ATGGAACGCAAAGAATTGGGCTTGGTTTTTTTTCCGGCATTTGACTGGGCGATATCGCAGACGCATCCGGAACGGCAGGAACGATTGCTTTATACACGTGATCAACTTCTTGAAGAAGGGGTGCTGGATCTGCCGCAGATCAGAGAATATCGTCCCGGCATGGCCGAGTGGGCCGACTTGGAACGCGTGCATATCGGCGTGCCGGGGCTTGAAAGTTTGGTTAAGGATGCACATCGCGTCGCAGCCGGCGGTGCTATCGAAGCGGGGAAAGCGGTGTGCAGCGGTGAAACGGCGCGTGCTTTTGCTTTGGTGCGTCCCCCGGGGCATCATGCGATGCGGGTGGTGCATGGCACGCGAGGATTTTGCACGGTTAATATGGAAGCGATCATGATTGAACATCTCAGACGGCATCATGGCATTGGACGGGTGGCGATCGTCGATACTGACGTGCATCATGGCGACGGTACACAAGACATTTATTATCATGATCCGGACACGCTTTTTATTTCCTTTCATCAAGATGGCCGCACCCTCTATCCGGGCAGCGGTTTTGTCGAAGAGCAGGGCGGTCCGGCAGCGTTCGGCACGACGTTTAATATTCCGCTGCCGGTCGGAACCGGCGATGCGGGTTTGCACCGCGTGCTTGACGAATTAGTTCTGCCGGTTTTAGCTGACTTTAAGCCGGATTTGATCATTAATTCAGCCGGACAGGACAACCATTACAGTGATCCGCTGGCTAACATGTCGGTCACGGCGCAAGGCTACGGACGATTGGCAGAAAAACTTCGCGCCGATGTTGCAGTGCTGGAAGGCGGCTATTCGATTGAAGGCGCGCTGCCTTACGTCAATCTGGGAATCCTGCTGGCAATGGCGGGACTTGATTACAGTCGCGTAATCGAACCGGATAGAGAACGTTGTCCGGCGCAATCGGCGGATGTTACCGCATATATTGAAAAATTGATACAGGAACGACGCCAGACTTGGCGGGAGCGCGAAAATTTGAAGCGACGCGAAATAGCACGTTGGGGCGATGAGTGGCAACGGCGGCGCAGCGTTTATTATGATGACAGCGGTATCGAGGAGGAACAGCGGGAAACGGCGCGGCTTTGTCATCATTGTTATGGCTGGCAGGGTATCGATACCAGTTCACGCGGCAGTTTTGGCCGCAAAAGCGCCTATGCGGCGATCATTCCGCGAAATGCCTGCAAACGTTGCCTTCAGGAGGCGCAGGATGCCGTATGGTCGGCTAAACAGGCTGGGCGGCATCAATATTATTATATACAGAACCGTCAGACGGATTGTCTGGAACGGATAGGAGGAAAAAAATGA